A window of Campylobacter pinnipediorum subsp. pinnipediorum contains these coding sequences:
- a CDS encoding addiction module antidote protein, which translates to MSKTQITDFDISQYLDNQEVIAEYISQILADGDMDELLDALGNIAKAKGMSQIAKDTGLGRESLYKTFHKGSKPKFDTIMKLISSFGLKMQVSA; encoded by the coding sequence ATGAGTAAAACACAAATAACGGATTTTGATATATCTCAGTATTTAGACAATCAAGAAGTCATAGCAGAATATATATCTCAAATCTTAGCCGATGGTGATATGGATGAGTTACTAGACGCACTTGGCAATATAGCAAAAGCCAAAGGCATGAGCCAAATAGCAAAAGACACAGGGCTGGGCAGAGAAAGTTTATATAAAACCTTTCACAAAGGAAGTAAACCAAAGTTTGATACTATAATGAAACTTATATCTTCTTTTGGTTTAAAAATGCAAGTTAGCGCATAA
- a CDS encoding GPW/gp25 family protein, with amino-acid sequence MYQISIDENIARIAKTTKLTKTLRPTFGLDKYIDKQITLSRLLQIKQELKTQIKEYEPRAKDLAIDIDVGIDNKLDIKIRYSVKDSELTNTLRLEI; translated from the coding sequence GTGTATCAAATATCAATAGATGAAAACATAGCGCGCATAGCAAAAACAACTAAGCTAACTAAAACGCTACGCCCAACTTTTGGGCTTGATAAATACATTGATAAACAAATCACGCTAAGTAGATTATTACAAATCAAGCAAGAGCTAAAAACTCAAATAAAAGAGTATGAACCAAGAGCGAAAGATTTAGCTATTGATATTGATGTAGGCATAGACAATAAGCTAGATATAAAAATAAGATATAGCGTTAAAGACTCCGAACTTACAAACACTCTAAGGTTGGAAATATGA
- a CDS encoding phage holin family protein: MNDILIFFEKNSYLLWIAIIGLVAGFLNDKYSEDKTNTRKIANFFTGAISSMFFCWIAYEISYYFTDHERLSLAVGGFVAWRGAEWINSIVDKFIETKTTNKGSE, translated from the coding sequence ATGAATGATATCTTAATATTTTTTGAAAAAAATAGTTATTTGCTTTGGATAGCAATTATTGGTCTTGTGGCTGGATTTTTAAATGATAAGTATAGTGAAGATAAGACAAATACAAGAAAGATAGCCAACTTCTTTACAGGTGCAATATCTAGTATGTTTTTTTGTTGGATTGCTTATGAAATATCATACTATTTTACAGACCATGAAAGATTATCTTTGGCCGTTGGTGGGTTTGTCGCTTGGAGAGGTGCTGAGTGGATAAATAGCATAGTTGATAAATTCATAGAGACAAAAACAACGAATAAAGGGAGTGAATGA
- a CDS encoding phage tail tape measure protein has product MAKPILTFGMDLSDFNKAMSVVNRETRSFSNQLNKVTKDAMTAYKKGLQELKANPLADQKVKEKLDKLKQDLIKATSTKIRLNIDEATKKIMNLKGEALAAFASISAVKAPIKTAIDFESAMADVKKVVDFDTPEEVKLFLNKLLKMSQIIPMTAEGLSQVTAAGAQMGIAKDELFKFTELASKTAVAFDITAEQAGDSIGKIKNIPSLSIDETGEMMDAINHISNKNAAKASEIVEVMKRISGIGKQVGISKEQTAALATSFIALGKAPETAATASEALLKKLNNIKSATPKAQKAFSDMGIDINDFSNAMKKDAQGTILKFLSALQKVEPQKRGTLLTSIMGLNYDSDIATLISGIDI; this is encoded by the coding sequence ATGGCAAAACCTATATTAACCTTTGGAATGGATTTAAGCGATTTTAACAAGGCGATGAGTGTTGTAAATCGTGAAACAAGAAGTTTTAGCAATCAATTAAACAAAGTAACAAAAGATGCAATGACTGCTTACAAAAAAGGGCTACAAGAATTAAAGGCCAACCCACTAGCAGATCAAAAAGTAAAAGAAAAGCTAGACAAATTAAAGCAAGACCTAATCAAAGCCACATCTACAAAAATACGCCTCAATATAGATGAAGCAACAAAGAAAATAATGAACCTTAAAGGCGAAGCATTGGCAGCCTTTGCATCTATAAGTGCAGTAAAAGCCCCTATAAAAACAGCTATAGATTTTGAAAGTGCTATGGCTGATGTTAAAAAGGTAGTTGATTTTGACACTCCCGAAGAAGTAAAGCTATTTTTAAATAAGCTTTTAAAAATGAGTCAAATTATACCAATGACCGCAGAAGGCTTATCACAAGTAACCGCTGCAGGCGCTCAAATGGGTATAGCAAAAGATGAGTTATTTAAATTTACTGAACTTGCATCAAAAACAGCAGTAGCCTTTGACATAACCGCCGAACAAGCAGGGGACAGCATAGGGAAGATAAAAAACATCCCATCTCTTAGCATAGACGAAACGGGCGAGATGATGGATGCGATAAACCACATATCAAACAAAAACGCCGCCAAAGCCTCCGAGATAGTGGAAGTAATGAAGCGTATATCAGGCATAGGTAAACAAGTAGGCATAAGCAAAGAACAAACCGCCGCACTTGCTACTTCTTTTATCGCACTTGGTAAGGCGCCAGAAACAGCAGCAACTGCAAGCGAAGCACTACTTAAAAAGCTAAACAATATAAAATCAGCCACACCAAAAGCACAAAAAGCGTTTAGCGATATGGGGATAGATATAAACGACTTTTCAAACGCTATGAAGAAAGACGCGCAAGGGACTATACTTAAATTTCTTAGTGCTTTGCAAAAGGTAGAACCACAAAAAAGAGGAACACTCTTAACTTCTATAATGGGCTTAAATTATGATAGCGACATTGCTACTCTTATAAGTGGTATAGATATATAA
- a CDS encoding DUF1353 domain-containing protein, with protein sequence MQNIKRVIVKPFSKDKFELAEDFIFGYIKVPKGYKTNGANIPRLLWSLFPPNAPEYLSAIVIHDYLCDVADSTVKDNILKNVNFKYADDMLLKALLTLSVNKFKSRLFYYSCRAYHKLRYKQ encoded by the coding sequence ATGCAAAACATAAAACGTGTAATCGTTAAACCGTTTAGCAAGGATAAGTTTGAACTTGCTGAGGACTTTATCTTTGGTTATATAAAAGTACCAAAAGGCTACAAAACCAATGGTGCAAATATACCACGCTTATTGTGGTCTTTGTTTCCGCCAAACGCACCTGAATATTTATCAGCCATTGTAATACACGATTACTTATGTGATGTAGCTGATAGCACTGTCAAAGATAACATACTTAAAAATGTAAACTTTAAGTACGCCGATGACATGCTTCTAAAAGCTCTTTTAACTTTGAGTGTGAATAAATTTAAGTCTAGGCTGTTTTATTATAGCTGTAGAGCGTATCACAAACTAAGGTATAAACAATGA
- a CDS encoding ABC-three component system middle component 6: protein MIITERYPQNSLYVLGAELIKILENEKEYTIFDLYNSFNKHHKVSLKYFILTIDWLFLINVVNITENGFIKKCS, encoded by the coding sequence ATGATAATAACTGAAAGATACCCGCAAAATAGTTTATATGTTTTAGGGGCTGAATTAATAAAAATATTAGAAAATGAAAAAGAATATACGATATTTGATTTATATAATTCTTTCAACAAACATCATAAAGTAAGCTTAAAATACTTTATTTTGACTATAGATTGGTTATTTTTGATAAATGTTGTAAATATTACAGAGAATGGGTTTATAAAAAAATGTTCTTAG
- a CDS encoding AAA family ATPase, whose amino-acid sequence MFLDKLEITDKFNNNIRTITFKKGLNLIIGLSEEQGSTNNIGKTTLLRCIDFCLGGDIKQIYQDKEFKNTNNDIFEFLKNNTPTFKLTIKDSLENPNITYTILRSIYFKKENIKAEDYIFKNNNEIEFEEFKTKLKQIFFNNSSLKPSFRQLIPKFIRKNEEQLLNVLRYLFSSTSDSEYEKIHLSLFGFSADTLLDRKSKLEKTLKKTEDELKILKQKFNLQDLKQMLEIVKNNIEKLSKQRDDFEIDSKYQAEEEELKNIQLNLMKIENHITDLNLKISISTKQRDNIENGLFAQDTNTLKLLYEEVKFYTESMHKSFENVVNFHNKMIKHELEYTIKKIDNYNKDLSILEEKRGKYAEKYSNILQKLSKTGSLAEYTKLNQQLEANSEEKGRLEQQIDNIQKTEEYENKLKIIFEKIKAKIDTKMDIINNNITDFNSFFTSYSDLLYGQKFFLSYEDTPTVKKFSIKDMNGNEGHGKKQVIISAFDLAYIDFVNKINKTSPRFSAIDKVEIVDIEKLQQLFNISNNINGQFIIPIIYDKIESIYEDYKANEIIALSQSNKFFNF is encoded by the coding sequence ATGTTCTTAGATAAGTTGGAAATTACAGATAAATTTAATAATAATATTAGAACTATTACATTCAAAAAAGGGCTTAATCTAATAATAGGGTTAAGCGAAGAACAAGGTTCAACAAATAACATAGGCAAAACTACTCTTTTAAGATGTATAGATTTTTGCCTTGGCGGAGATATAAAACAAATTTATCAAGACAAAGAGTTTAAAAATACAAATAACGATATTTTTGAATTTCTAAAAAACAACACTCCAACATTTAAACTTACCATAAAAGATAGCTTAGAAAATCCAAATATCACTTATACTATACTTAGAAGTATATATTTTAAAAAAGAAAATATCAAAGCAGAAGATTACATATTTAAAAACAATAATGAAATAGAATTTGAAGAGTTTAAAACTAAACTAAAACAAATATTTTTTAATAATAGCTCTTTAAAACCTAGCTTTAGGCAACTTATACCAAAATTTATAAGAAAAAACGAAGAGCAACTATTAAATGTATTAAGATACCTATTTTCAAGCACATCTGACTCAGAATACGAAAAAATACATTTATCTTTATTTGGTTTTAGCGCCGACACTTTATTGGATAGAAAAAGCAAATTGGAAAAAACACTCAAAAAAACTGAAGATGAGTTAAAAATACTAAAACAAAAATTTAATCTTCAAGATTTAAAACAAATGCTGGAAATAGTAAAAAATAACATAGAAAAATTATCAAAACAAAGAGATGATTTTGAAATAGACTCAAAGTATCAAGCAGAAGAAGAAGAGTTAAAAAACATTCAGCTTAATTTAATGAAAATAGAAAATCATATAACAGATTTAAACCTAAAAATATCAATAAGCACAAAACAGCGTGACAATATAGAGAATGGTCTTTTTGCACAAGATACAAATACTCTAAAATTATTATACGAAGAGGTTAAATTTTACACAGAAAGTATGCATAAGAGCTTTGAAAATGTAGTAAATTTTCATAACAAAATGATTAAACACGAACTAGAATATACTATTAAAAAGATAGATAACTATAATAAAGATTTAAGTATTTTAGAAGAAAAAAGGGGGAAATATGCAGAAAAATACTCAAATATTCTTCAAAAACTATCAAAAACAGGGTCACTAGCAGAATATACTAAATTAAATCAACAATTAGAAGCTAACTCGGAAGAAAAAGGAAGATTAGAACAGCAAATAGACAATATACAAAAAACAGAAGAATACGAAAATAAGCTAAAAATTATATTTGAGAAAATAAAAGCAAAAATAGACACAAAAATGGATATTATTAACAACAATATCACAGATTTTAACTCTTTTTTTACATCATATTCGGATTTGTTATATGGGCAAAAATTCTTTTTATCATATGAAGACACACCAACAGTTAAAAAATTTTCTATAAAAGATATGAATGGTAATGAGGGTCATGGTAAAAAGCAAGTTATAATATCAGCTTTTGATTTAGCATATATAGATTTTGTAAATAAAATAAACAAGACATCCCCTAGATTTTCAGCAATAGATAAAGTTGAAATAGTAGATATTGAAAAACTTCAACAACTTTTTAATATCTCAAACAATATTAATGGGCAATTTATTATACCTATAATATACGATAAAATAGAAAGTATATATGAAGATTACAAAGCTAATGAAATTATAGCGTTATCACAGTCAAATAAATTTTTTAATTTTTAA
- a CDS encoding phage tail protein produces the protein MFDVEPKSRSLEETKELLKEQIKTYFNEGTFNAIEKALRGLYADTKISNWYEYDGEPYHFKIELDSSKNGVNFDELTKVDEIANTYKNVRSVFDGASIKVGINTNINAASFTSISEDIVIYPAQIKNISTNNNYFIGSYTKLAEIISTQTINLKGELE, from the coding sequence ATGTTTGATGTAGAACCAAAAAGCAGAAGCTTAGAAGAAACAAAAGAACTATTAAAAGAGCAAATTAAAACTTATTTTAACGAGGGTACTTTTAATGCTATAGAAAAAGCGCTAAGAGGATTATATGCAGATACTAAAATATCAAATTGGTATGAGTATGACGGCGAACCTTATCATTTCAAGATAGAACTTGACAGCAGTAAAAACGGCGTTAATTTTGATGAGCTTACAAAAGTAGACGAGATAGCAAACACTTATAAAAATGTGCGTTCAGTGTTTGATGGGGCTAGCATAAAAGTAGGCATAAACACAAATATAAATGCCGCATCTTTTACAAGTATATCTGAAGACATTGTTATATATCCCGCACAAATAAAAAATATAAGTACAAATAATAATTACTTCATAGGCTCTTACACAAAACTAGCCGAAATCATAAGCACACAAACTATAAATTTAAAAGGAGAGCTTGAATGA
- a CDS encoding phage major tail tube protein: MLKAQAITGGNLFIDGVGCFGELVDFEAPKFEHETLEANSEVGKYELVLPTLKPLSAKFTVNNVSDVYFSLLNTKQHQKVYIKSNNTGSEGTEVSIIATFTGSVKILETPKFEMNKEANMTIEMNCYIVKYEVDKKAVLVYDIENKVYSVNGDDLYATIRKNIS, encoded by the coding sequence ATGTTAAAAGCACAAGCAATAACAGGCGGAAACCTTTTTATTGATGGGGTAGGTTGTTTTGGCGAGTTGGTAGATTTTGAAGCACCAAAATTCGAGCATGAGACACTAGAAGCGAATTCAGAAGTTGGCAAATATGAGCTAGTATTACCAACGCTAAAACCGCTATCAGCTAAATTTACTGTAAATAACGTAAGTGATGTATATTTTTCACTACTTAACACAAAACAACATCAAAAGGTTTATATCAAATCAAACAACACAGGAAGCGAAGGAACAGAAGTATCAATAATAGCTACTTTTACCGGTAGCGTAAAAATACTAGAAACGCCAAAGTTTGAAATGAATAAAGAGGCGAATATGACAATTGAAATGAATTGTTATATAGTTAAATACGAAGTAGATAAAAAAGCTGTATTGGTTTATGATATAGAAAACAAAGTATATTCTGTAAATGGCGATGATTTATACGCCACTATAAGAAAAAACATATCATAA
- a CDS encoding phage tail protein, whose product MFLHQAQKRTKKQKKQANLTSCINAVDELKKAQSIVMTKPKFIAAPEYNDNGVYEKLKQVAEYLRAVYTIEINATNETTAKSAVTTLQTKMAIITYQKVARVDKTVRPMSMFLLALYAKVMAKTEYGFSQTYSNRVIPDITGLVDTVEYIQGVDCEADRLRGEGITVAFVDDGIRAWGGETRDEDFSSLHTYVIFYTAIETIFEAQKRAIDKRMRDVLKNVVDSLEAFYRRLVANNVAVGFEVSIPLELNTNETISEGKIYIQHKVQEMPLIKNITNRIYRVTEYSQVLIEEL is encoded by the coding sequence ATGTTTTTGCACCAAGCACAGAAGAGGACGAAGAAACAAAAAAAACAAGCAAATTTAACATCTTGCATAAACGCAGTAGATGAGCTTAAAAAAGCTCAAAGCATAGTAATGACAAAACCGAAATTTATAGCTGCCCCTGAATATAACGATAACGGAGTATATGAAAAACTTAAACAAGTAGCCGAGTATCTGAGGGCGGTATATACTATTGAAATAAATGCAACAAACGAAACCACCGCAAAATCTGCAGTAACAACACTACAAACAAAAATGGCGATAATCACTTATCAAAAAGTAGCTAGAGTAGATAAAACAGTAAGACCTATGAGTATGTTTTTACTAGCTCTTTACGCCAAAGTGATGGCTAAAACCGAGTATGGGTTTTCACAAACATACTCAAACAGAGTAATACCAGATATTACAGGATTAGTTGATACAGTTGAATATATCCAAGGCGTTGATTGTGAGGCTGATAGACTAAGAGGTGAGGGCATTACTGTAGCTTTTGTAGATGATGGAATTCGCGCGTGGGGAGGCGAAACAAGAGATGAAGACTTTTCTAGCTTACATACATATGTTATATTTTACACTGCCATAGAAACCATATTTGAAGCACAAAAAAGAGCTATAGATAAAAGAATGCGTGATGTGCTTAAAAATGTAGTAGATAGCTTAGAAGCTTTTTATCGTAGACTTGTAGCTAATAACGTTGCGGTTGGTTTTGAGGTAAGTATCCCACTTGAGCTAAACACAAACGAAACCATAAGCGAAGGTAAAATCTACATACAACACAAAGTGCAAGAGATGCCACTAATCAAAAACATAACAAATAGAATTTACAGGGTTACAGAATACTCACAAGTTCTAATCGAGGAGCTTTAA
- a CDS encoding type II toxin-antitoxin system RelE/ParE family toxin has translation MYTIKQTDYFSKWLIKLKDIRGKVSILRRIERIKDGNFGDCKSVGNNISELRITTGPGYRVYYTNKNDEIIILLVGGDKSTQSNDIKKANEILKDLENE, from the coding sequence ATGTATACAATAAAACAAACTGATTACTTTTCAAAATGGCTAATAAAGCTTAAAGATATAAGGGGCAAAGTTTCAATTTTGCGAAGAATTGAAAGAATAAAAGATGGTAACTTTGGAGATTGCAAATCAGTTGGTAACAATATAAGCGAACTAAGAATTACAACTGGTCCAGGATATAGAGTTTATTACACAAATAAAAACGATGAGATTATTATTTTATTAGTTGGCGGGGATAAATCAACTCAAAGTAATGATATTAAAAAAGCAAATGAAATTTTAAAGGATTTAGAAAATGAGTAA
- a CDS encoding phage tail protein, with protein MTKSSDSGMNSSSYIAYMNSDGLIFKSNISNFLNAINVYNKSESDNRYVQKSDNDGVPPGTIIAFAGNISNKPSGFLECNGASLSKSTYSKLYSAIGTTYGGSGSNFNLPDFRGMFLRGVGGNAAALGTKQGDAIRNIQGKISLVRRGSYEKNEVSGVFAYDKSWSAALKSGNEDSWGSTASFDVSRVVATANENRPQNFAIYWLIKY; from the coding sequence ATGACAAAAAGTAGCGATAGCGGGATGAACTCAAGTTCGTATATTGCTTACATGAACAGTGATGGACTTATATTTAAATCAAACATATCAAACTTTTTAAACGCAATAAATGTTTATAACAAATCAGAAAGCGACAATAGATATGTTCAAAAATCTGATAATGATGGAGTTCCACCAGGTACAATCATAGCATTTGCAGGGAACATATCAAATAAGCCATCTGGCTTTTTAGAATGTAATGGCGCTAGTTTAAGTAAGTCTACCTACTCAAAACTTTACTCAGCAATAGGCACTACCTACGGTGGTAGTGGAAGTAATTTCAACCTTCCTGATTTTAGGGGGATGTTTCTGCGTGGCGTTGGTGGTAATGCTGCAGCACTTGGCACAAAACAAGGCGATGCTATTAGAAATATTCAAGGGAAAATATCTCTTGTTCGACGAGGGTCTTATGAAAAGAATGAAGTTAGCGGAGTGTTTGCATATGATAAAAGCTGGAGCGCTGCTCTCAAAAGCGGAAATGAAGATTCATGGGGTTCTACTGCATCCTTTGACGTTTCAAGAGTAGTCGCAACAGCAAACGAGAATAGACCACAAAACTTTGCAATTTATTGGTTGATTAAATATTAA
- a CDS encoding phage tail protein — MSQSTMITNVGLSKLIQASSNNGTIQLSHMAVGDGQGEINQDMTALQNEKHRFSINAITINAQDSHILEVEGVINANIGGFYIREAGIFCDDGSLFAIAKVAESYKPLLDEGSAKDITISFKIQVSNTNLINLVVDNNTVLATRKWVNASHYTKTKTDELFLKKDDAEQRYLKKTDTIDAYTKSQSDNKYAKKSELNDKLNTSTFNDEKSNFLLKSAVTNSLTS; from the coding sequence ATGAGTCAAAGCACGATGATAACAAATGTGGGACTTAGCAAATTAATACAAGCATCATCTAATAACGGCACTATACAGCTTTCCCATATGGCAGTTGGGGACGGCCAAGGCGAAATAAACCAAGATATGACCGCATTACAAAACGAAAAACATAGATTTTCTATAAATGCTATAACTATAAACGCACAAGATAGCCATATACTTGAAGTTGAAGGCGTTATAAATGCAAACATAGGAGGCTTTTATATACGTGAGGCAGGTATTTTTTGCGATGATGGAAGTTTATTTGCAATCGCAAAAGTTGCTGAAAGTTATAAGCCACTACTTGATGAAGGTAGCGCAAAAGATATAACAATAAGCTTTAAAATTCAGGTATCAAATACAAACTTAATAAACTTAGTAGTTGATAATAATACAGTGCTAGCTACGAGAAAGTGGGTAAATGCATCACACTACACAAAAACAAAAACAGATGAGTTGTTTTTAAAAAAAGATGATGCCGAACAAAGATATCTTAAAAAAACAGATACAATAGATGCTTATACCAAAAGCCAAAGCGATAATAAATATGCTAAAAAGAGTGAACTTAATGACAAGCTAAACACATCAACATTTAACGATGAAAAGTCAAACTTTCTACTTAAAAGTGCTGTGACTAATTCATTAACATCATAA
- a CDS encoding ABC-three component system protein, whose translation MLDKSQNITANNNSNAAGRDINHINIFLCAEANSKAESSIQKILLKISDFTTDVEYEKPDTKDYTIEKKIEYNELTNYKKFFDEYMENYNIVAEKIKIISETDPAFESKMIKYMRNIYMENNDDKANANEILDKIIKDIKYDLIDSDLNADDKSYIIHVVFYVFARCKIFEKPLLEFKE comes from the coding sequence ATGTTAGATAAAAGCCAAAACATAACAGCAAATAACAACAGTAATGCGGCTGGTAGAGATATAAACCATATCAATATCTTCTTATGTGCCGAGGCTAATTCAAAAGCAGAGTCAAGCATACAAAAGATACTACTAAAAATATCAGATTTTACAACAGATGTAGAATATGAGAAGCCTGATACAAAAGATTACACAATAGAAAAGAAGATAGAATACAACGAACTTACAAATTATAAAAAATTTTTTGATGAATATATGGAAAACTATAATATAGTAGCAGAAAAGATTAAAATTATAAGTGAAACAGATCCGGCATTTGAAAGCAAAATGATTAAATATATGAGAAATATATACATGGAAAACAATGATGATAAAGCAAATGCAAATGAAATTTTAGATAAAATCATAAAAGATATAAAATATGATCTTATTGATTCGGATTTAAATGCAGATGATAAAAGTTATATTATCCATGTAGTATTTTATGTATTTGCTAGGTGTAAAATTTTTGAAAAACCTCTTTTAGAATTTAAGGAATAA
- a CDS encoding DNA-methyltransferase: MDVIDQVVTDEYAIYNGDSCEVIKSFDDESIDYTPFDSLYTYSNSDRDMGNSDKGEFIKHFEFLAKDLFRVLKSGRLMSFHCMNLPTSKVKDGFIGIRDFRGELIRLFQEVGFIFHSEVCIWKDPVIAQQRTKALGLLHKQLVKDSAMSRQGIPDYLVTMRKPGENKEPISGGFEYYSGDGEPITAEFNEEKGSLNRGSIEVWQRYASPVWMDIRQSNTLALKGSKDDEDEKHICPLQLDVIERALQLWTNEGDIVLTPFLGIGSEVYQSLKMKRRGVGVELKSSYFKVAAKNCKLAINQRQQKSLFD; encoded by the coding sequence ATGGATGTTATAGATCAAGTTGTGACAGATGAATACGCTATCTACAATGGCGATAGTTGTGAGGTTATAAAAAGTTTTGATGACGAGAGCATAGATTATACACCTTTTGATAGCCTTTATACTTATTCAAACTCTGATAGAGATATGGGGAACTCCGACAAAGGTGAGTTTATAAAGCATTTTGAGTTTTTAGCCAAAGATTTGTTTAGGGTGTTAAAAAGCGGTAGGCTTATGAGTTTTCATTGTATGAATTTACCTACTTCAAAAGTTAAAGATGGGTTTATAGGGATTAGGGATTTTAGGGGTGAGCTTATAAGACTTTTTCAAGAAGTTGGTTTTATCTTTCATAGTGAGGTTTGCATTTGGAAAGACCCAGTAATCGCGCAACAACGCACAAAAGCACTAGGGCTTTTACATAAGCAATTGGTTAAAGATAGCGCTATGAGCCGTCAGGGCATACCTGATTATCTGGTAACCATGAGAAAACCAGGCGAGAACAAAGAACCTATATCCGGTGGGTTTGAATACTATTCGGGCGATGGCGAACCTATAACAGCAGAGTTTAACGAGGAGAAGGGCAGTTTAAATCGTGGGAGCATAGAGGTATGGCAAAGGTATGCTAGCCCCGTTTGGATGGATATAAGACAAAGCAACACACTTGCTTTAAAGGGGAGTAAAGACGATGAAGATGAAAAGCACATATGCCCTTTACAACTTGACGTGATAGAAAGAGCTTTGCAACTTTGGACTAACGAGGGCGATATTGTCTTAACTCCCTTTTTAGGTATAGGAAGCGAAGTTTATCAATCTTTAAAAATGAAACGCAGGGGCGTAGGCGTAGAGCTTAAAAGCTCTTATTTTAAAGTTGCTGCTAAAAATTGCAAGCTAGCAATAAACCAACGACAACAAAAAAGTTTATTTGATTAA
- a CDS encoding baseplate J/gp47 family protein, which yields MRTPKFIKPLDIEKERQSIIEEFKTKSNKLDYVPLVGDDYMTLIDIFLFRLNNFFELINIKIANNYLSFSTGEYLDELVSLIGIKRNEEVRPIAQVEITVSSATFLPKGTKFTDGKGHFAYLLESTDIQDSKIVKIEATEYFKENYETTIIENKNIYVKSVTMSSPFSGFKARENDDELRKRFLLAMHRFSTAGSAKSYLFYVLSVEGISKANVYNLSAGVVQIVYFSDYDEDTAKLKITEALKDKIPLTDKVKIKPATKISLDLTIQVKVTQDFMFNEVVKNIDFRIREFFKTLEIAQTPHTSKLIEVAFDDNTRAIEISTQIPKADRDSILILNDLQITKANYARFKGV from the coding sequence ATGAGAACTCCAAAATTTATAAAACCATTAGACATCGAAAAAGAACGCCAAAGCATAATCGAAGAGTTTAAAACAAAAAGTAATAAGCTTGATTATGTTCCTCTTGTAGGCGATGATTATATGACGCTTATAGATATATTTTTGTTTAGATTAAATAACTTCTTTGAGCTAATCAACATAAAAATAGCAAATAATTATCTAAGTTTTAGCACAGGCGAGTATTTAGACGAGCTAGTCTCACTTATAGGCATTAAGCGTAATGAAGAAGTAAGACCTATAGCACAAGTTGAAATTACTGTAAGTTCTGCTACTTTTTTACCAAAAGGAACAAAATTCACAGATGGCAAAGGGCATTTTGCTTATTTGCTAGAAAGTACAGATATACAAGATAGTAAAATAGTCAAAATAGAAGCAACAGAGTATTTTAAAGAAAACTACGAAACTACCATAATTGAAAATAAAAACATCTATGTTAAAAGCGTAACAATGTCATCGCCTTTTAGTGGGTTTAAGGCAAGAGAGAATGACGACGAACTAAGGAAACGCTTTTTACTTGCTATGCATCGTTTTAGTACGGCGGGGAGTGCAAAGAGCTATCTATTTTATGTTTTAAGCGTTGAAGGTATCAGCAAAGCAAATGTATATAACCTAAGTGCTGGAGTAGTGCAAATAGTTTATTTTTCAGACTATGACGAAGATACCGCAAAGCTTAAAATAACAGAAGCATTAAAAGATAAAATACCGCTCACCGATAAGGTAAAGATTAAACCCGCCACAAAAATAAGTCTTGATTTAACAATACAAGTAAAAGTAACGCAAGATTTTATGTTTAACGAAGTTGTCAAAAATATAGATTTTAGAATAAGAGAGTTTTTTAAAACACTTGAGATAGCACAAACACCTCACACTTCAAAGCTTATAGAAGTAGCATTTGATGATAACACAAGAGCAATCGAGATAAGCACCCAAATACCGAAAGCCGATAGAGATAGTATATTAATACTTAACGATTTGCAGATTACAAAGGCTAACTATGCTCGATTTAAGGGCGTATAG